The genome window TtactgcaccgtttgtgttcaaagatctttaaaggcttctttatactcgcgctgacgtcactgcggctgccccgcgcgcagtttgcctttatactcgagcgcaactcacgcgcgcagttttgaaagtgCGCTGTAGTTCACCTCCACGTCGGCCgagtgtcgctacggctgcCGTCGGCGAGGACGCCACAGGGCggcgtttcctctgcatttttggggCCGTTTCCGGtggccgtttttactttcctttcagtaacaaggaacaacgCGAccacaatggcgaccgtggaacagcgtctgctagaacaaatggaccgagatgaccagatgatacgtttaacgATGCCGCAAagtcgatcgagaaggcggcggcgtagattgGTTTGGAGAACCGAGGGGCACGCTGAGCGCGTCGTCACAGCATGGGACTAaaacgagagatgatctccgcggcgttcgacgcgcagcaactattctTGCCGTGTGCGCGGCAAGTGAGGGGCGAtccgtcggtcacgtgatgcaatgcgggcgtcgTCGACCGCGGGAATATAAAGAGGCCATTTAGGGTCGCGACGCTGCAACGTAAATGCTACTTAATGCTAgcattagcatgtcaatggatGTTTCCAGTTATCTGTTAGCGTTAGCATTCAGCTGGCGGAGTAAAAGGCAAAGTTATGCGGTTGTTTGGAACACACAAGGGCGTACTTctctttgttttgggttttgtttttgagcagacttcagctgggagtggcaataaacagcttgaagcctctttttttgaacaGTTGTTCACTTTTTGCCAAAGCGCTGCTTATTGCCAAGAGCATATATGTCGAACTCAGGCCCGCGGGCCAAAATTATAtctggcccgcaagaccatatcaaatgtgtatgaGAGCTGGCCCCCCAgcatatagcacatgcgccactcgtattccaaatcccagaatgctttgctagtgtgttggcccatcggTCGaaaccggcgagcgccccttccctttctgttgctgtCGTTAGCGACTATGCTACCGGTCTCCTTGGGCAAATTTACGCTTCCCTTTTCCCAGattggccaaacgaaagatggaaaacggttcaCTTCCAAGACAGCTGGGAGGCAGATTATTTGTTCACGAAAGTAAAagcagacctgtttgtcgtgtgcgcagCAACGTGGCTGGAACAAAGAATAggacacactttttttaatgccctttatcaactcctaggcagggagtGTTTAGTAGTTTGAACTTTGGCTTTTTAcggaaggacattcttattttttggggttgttttgttgttggcctttgcaaaaagatttacatcaaaaagaaaggtagttgaaGACGGAAAGACAGAAGAATATTTTGTCAGCGCTACCAGGGGGCCACGATTTTCTTGGTCCAGTTTTCTCTTGCCGCAGCTTTTTTTGCCATTGCGGCATGACTCTCTCTTTTTTCATCAAGCGATGTCTGCTATCTAGTGATGGATGATATTATCACAACTTCTAATTGCTCTGCTGCGGTCGAGGAaactttttaatacattttttaaaaattaatcaaGGGACCACCCCGAGTGTCAGCGCTGGCCACATTTCctgtacccaaaaaaaaaaaaaatccaattgtatattttttagcCCTAAAATAATGAAGCGGCCACTCCAGCACGGGAATGACatcattcaataaataaatgttagtaTTTAGTTATTTGGGTGTTAATTTATTGGGTTGTAGCTTGAATGATTTCAATATTTCTGCCAGTATGTCAATATTGAATTATTCCATTACCGATTAAATTTTTGCACTCCTGTTCCCCCGTCCCTCGTGAAATAATTGTCATTCTCGTGCATCAAAGTCAATGGGCGGGCAGTAGGCGGGACTAGCGCTGATTCAGGTCCAATCAAATTGCCGGTTCACGCGTCCGCATCCACGTGATTTTGcagctatttattttattgacggCTTCTTTTGTTGTGAGATGTTCCGCCGGTGGAGCTTCtcggttgccatggtaactgTGCCCATGTGGACAGGCGTCAGGCGTGACCGTGGAAGACGAGGTCGTCAGTGTGTTCGAGGCGCTCAAGTTCAAGAAGAAGCTGAAGGTGGTTTTCTTCCGCATGAGCGACGACTGCAAGAGCATCATCGTGGATACGGAAAAACAGATCATGGCGGACGACAAGGACGCGTACGCCACCTTCATCGGGATGCTACCCCTCAAGGAGTGCCGATACGCCGTGTACGATGTGGCCTACAGGACCAAAGAGTCCAGTGACAAGGCGTCCCTGGTCTTCGTCTCCTGGTGGGTGTCCGCGCGCTAACATGCTCATGCTAAACTGTCACGACAGGAAGCGCTGCAGCTGAGGCGCTTGACACCTCGTAGGCcaacgccttctgtctctgactGGTTGATCTTACTCGGGCGGGGCAAGTTgcgaaaaaaacaactgcaaaccACGATGACTTCAATAGAACTTCTCTCGGACCACTTTGACCTCAGTAGAACCTAATTACAACCACGTAGACTTCAGTAGAACACCTTAACTTAATTGGAACTTTGTTAGAACCACTTTGACGAGCAGAACCTCATTGTAACCTAAATGACTTCAGTTCAACCTCATGAGAACCACTGTGAGTCCGACAGAACCTGCTTGAGACCACTTTGACTACAATAGAACAGCCTTAGGACAACTTTGACTTCGGTAGACCCTAATTACAAGCATTTAGGCGTAGAACCTCATTAGCAACATTTTGACTGAATTAGAACCACTGTGACTTCAGTACAACCTCTTTAGAATCGCTTTGACCATCAGATCGTCACGAGGTCCCACGTGACATCAGTAGAAGCTCATTTGTACCAAGAGTTCCTCTTCTTCCACGCGCTAATGCGACGGCGTGCGTCCGTCACGACGGGAAGCGCCGGCAGCCGAAGCGCTTCCCTTCGGTCTGACGTCACTTCCCGCTTTGTTTCGACGCAGGGCTCCCGACGACGCTCCCATCAAAAGCAAGATGGTCCACGCCAGTTCCAAAGACTACATCAAGAAAGAGTTGCAATGTGAGTCGCGGCGTCAGCGTGCACATCCTGTCGCCGCCACGTGTTGTCACGTGACCACCGCGTCACCGTCACCTCTCCTCCTCAGTGGTTACCGAGTGGCAGATAACCGACCTGGAAGAGGCCAAAGACCTCCGAGGGCTGGCCGAGAAGCTGAGCGGGGTGGTGGTGTCCCTGGAGGGGCGGACGCCGTGACGCGAGTCGGCCGGACCCCCGACGGACGACGACGGCGACGACGTGACGTCATCTCCAGCCCCTCAAGTGGAACCTCGTTTGTGACATCAGGAAGCCACTCTGCAATAAAAGCCTGTGGCGCCGCCTCCCGCCTCGTTTCTGCCTCCCCAATCGCACGTAGACCCGCCCACTCCGCAGAGCCCTCCTCTTTGTCTTCAATCAAACTTCATTAGAAAAACTTTACTTCAGTAGAATCTCCATGACTACAGTAGAAGCTCGTTTTGAGCACTTTGACTCCGTAGAAGCAATTTAAACTTGAGTCGAAGCTCATTGGAACCACAATGACTCAACCAAAAGCCCGTTAGAACCACTTGGACGACAAAAGAATCGAACAGACGCGTCACAATCCATCATCGAATTAAgaattaatcaacaactgtTTTGATCATCTTTTGTGATTATAATTATTGTTTTCAAAAACTACATTTGCagatctgcttttactttggaaaacaagggTTAACATTTTGGCAGATTTTCTGATGAtggttacagaccaaaccaggaactgaattGTCATCAATTTATGGAAAAATGACTCACTTCAATCTCTTCGGGAAAAGAATCATTATTTGCAGCTGTAGTGTGAATAacgtttttttctatttgaacCTGAAGTGAATATCAAACTCGAAGTCGTAGTCAGTTTCAAAACGGTTGGTGAGAACAAAATCACTTCCTCTCGTGTGATATTGCTTCgttgatttgcttttgtttcatcattgaacaataccaaataaacaaccataatCGGTTAATAAACTGATCGGCAAGAAATGATTTCACCGTCAACTTTAACGCACAGAAAGATTGAATCGGATTCTTCAATGAATCGATGGAACAATCTAAAGAATAAtccattctaaaaatattcgatagcagTTGCACTATTCACGTGTTGCCTTTCACACTCTGCAGATACAAGCGCACAAACGATCCACGCGCTTCATgaagaaaagcaaagcaaatgtatttacataGCACATGTCATACacccaatgtgctttacatgattaaaagcatttaaaaacaaagggaagaaaacagcttataaacatttgaaacaaaggggggggggggggggggataaagtACAGTGCAAGCAGTATCATTTAAAAGCTCCTCTGAGTCAATTGAATTACAAAAAGGCAATTCAGTGGGCCACGTCTTCGCCGTTACGGTCGAACACACGATATGAAAATGGCCGAAATACCTGTGAATAAATAGTGCCGTATGCGCTGTGGTAGAAGTTGTTTCGGGGTGTATGATTGACGCGACGTTCGTGAGTCCGTCTacagcactggtgtcaaactggcggccccgggggccagatctggcccgccacattttatgtggcccgcgaaagcaaatcaaaattgctcattgtgttctggtgtaatagcATTGAGATATGTGCAAGCATTTTTTCGtgaccaatccccctttgaaaaacatgtttttataggcttctggtttcaaaactggctattcatcaatgtgttgtgtatactgcaTGTCATTACAGTATtggaggtaatctttcatttctaTGGCTTCACGgctgtagcggccctccgagggaagccatcgctacgatgtggcccgtgacaaaaatgacagaaaacaaagacaGCTTGAGAAAGGGTGGCAAAAAGACCAAAAAGGTGATCCCTGAATAGGACGCCGCATGGACAAAGATCGTCGTGAAAACATCATGACAGGCCGCACCTCGCACTCTTCTCAGgccctgttttgttttgtgtgagcCGCGGGTCACCTTCTCCCTTGAGATCCATTGTGGCGTTACAGCGCCCTCTTCTGACCTTCACAGGTACTGACATTCGACAGACTGCTACAAATCCATGCAAAATAATTCAATTGTAACCcgagaaaataaagaaatcaattTCTGCTTGGGGTCAGTCCAGGAAGCGTAGTTGAGTGCTGACTAACTGGTATTGGGCTAAACAGACACAAAGATGGTGATCTCCCCAAATGTGTTTCAAACGTGTGAAAAAATTAAGTACAATCACTCGAAAGAATAATATAGTGCAGTAAAATGTTATTGTCATCATTCTAAAAGTTAAAGTAGGGCGCACTCGGTTACGTCATGTCCGTCTTTGAGTAAACTCGCGTCTCTTCTTGCCGTTTACTACGTCACCACCTACACCCTGATTCTTCTATAGATATAAATGGGCATGCCCGCGAGCAGCGCGACTAATCAACGTGCCTATATagcggccatgttggaaaggtcgagcttcccatagaaggcaatgcatggacactgaAATGAAGTCGTAACTTGCTTATTCCTCCATCGATTTTCATGAGGATTACTGTTCTCTCAACACCAAAGCGTATGCtatcaataataaatatttccccctatatatatatatatatatatatatatatatatatatatatatagggggaaatatttatatttataatatttatatatataaatatatataatatttatatatattatatatatatatatatatatatatatatatatatatataaatatatatatgtatatatatttttatttttattttattttttaactgaaaGGGCCTCACAGTTCCCTTTTACACAACATATGCACCCCAATGAACGGTCAtttttggtcttttggttttcctGCCGTACACACAAGTTAATACGTTAAGGACTTCGCCCTCCCTAGTTTTAGCGTCGCAGTCGGTACGGCGCTCAAAATGGTCGTCTCGTGCCTACCAATGCATATCTGGAGTTTCTTCATTATCGCGGTTCCCCGAGCAACCATTGGCGTGGCTCATTTGGTGGCCGCGCAGCCAATCGCGGCTATGAGTGGCGAGTAAGCCCCGCCTACTGATTCACACGGCGTGGTGCGTTCAAAAGACACAAAACAG of Phycodurus eques isolate BA_2022a chromosome 4, UOR_Pequ_1.1, whole genome shotgun sequence contains these proteins:
- the LOC133401870 gene encoding cofilin-2-like, with amino-acid sequence MASGVTVEDEVVSVFEALKFKKKLKVVFFRMSDDCKSIIVDTEKQIMADDKDAYATFIGMLPLKECRYAVYDVAYRTKESSDKASLVFVSWAPDDAPIKSKMVHASSKDYIKKELQLVTEWQITDLEEAKDLRGLAEKLSGVVVSLEGRTP